In Solidesulfovibrio carbinoliphilus subsp. oakridgensis, the sequence TCCCCCACCCCGGAGCTCCCGTGAAAAAACCTCTGCCCCTCCTCCTTCTCCTCGTCCTGGTCCTCGGCCTGCCGGCCGCCTATTTCTGGATCGGCCTTCGGGCCGAACGCGTTATGGAGGACCAGCGCCTGCGCCTGGCCGACCAGTACGGGGCCCGCGTGGTCCTGCAGGAAAAAGACCGGGGGATCTTCACGGGCACCTACCGCTACGCCCTGACCTTTGACGCGCCCATGCCGGCCCTGGCCGGGGCCCCGGCCCAACCGATCACCCTGGACCTCGTGGCCGTGGTCCACCACGGCCCGGTTCCCCTGACCCGGGGCGGCTTCACCCCGGCCCTGGCCGTGGTCGACACCACCCTTGCCCCCCGGGACGGCACGCCCCCGGCCGCGGTCGCCCTCCTCGAGGCCCTGCCCGACCTGCGCCGCACCACGCTGCGCACCACCTTCGGCTTTTCCGGCGACAGCCGCACCAAACTGGCCGTCCCCCCGGCCAAGGGACCGGTGCGCCTGGCCGACGGCACGGTCCTCGACGTCCAGTGGCAGGGCGCGACCGGCACCTGCGACGCCACGGCCGACGCCGCGTCCATCGACCTGGCCCTGTCCGTCCCGCTCCTGGTCGTCTCGGACAAGGCCACGACCATGACCTGGCAGGGGCTGTCCCTGGCCGGCCACACCACCCTGTCCGGGGAAAACCTCTACCTCGGGGACTCGACCCTGACCCTGACGGGATTGCGCCTGGAAAACGCGGGGCCCGCCGGTCCGTCCTTCGCGCTGACCAATCTGGAGGCGGTTGCCTCGAACGGCCGGCAAAACGATCGGGTGGATACGACCCTGACCCTGCGGGCCTCGGGCCTGGACCTCAAAACCCAGGCCAAGGGCGGGCTGGACGCCGCCTTTTCGCTCAAAAGCCTGGATGCCGCCGCCCTGGACGCCACCCTGGGCGAGGTCCGGCGCCTAAACGCCCAGCC encodes:
- a CDS encoding YdgA family protein, giving the protein MKKPLPLLLLLVLVLGLPAAYFWIGLRAERVMEDQRLRLADQYGARVVLQEKDRGIFTGTYRYALTFDAPMPALAGAPAQPITLDLVAVVHHGPVPLTRGGFTPALAVVDTTLAPRDGTPPAAVALLEALPDLRRTTLRTTFGFSGDSRTKLAVPPAKGPVRLADGTVLDVQWQGATGTCDATADAASIDLALSVPLLVVSDKATTMTWQGLSLAGHTTLSGENLYLGDSTLTLTGLRLENAGPAGPSFALTNLEAVASNGRQNDRVDTTLTLRASGLDLKTQAKGGLDAAFSLKSLDAAALDATLGEVRRLNAQPATPEARTRELTALFLRQAGPLFSKNPRLSVDRLALTLPSGTVHASAFVAYAGEGPLPANPLESLGRFSASATARAPRATLVEILAAAGSGNPALAGPAARGQAEAVLEGLVAQGFVVREGDGLFTVADWDGKALVVNGRSLFQLPDRP